Below is a window of Verrucomicrobiota bacterium DNA.
AGCAGCGTGTCGCCATCGCGCGCGCCATCGCCAAGCGCCCCCGGGTGCTGCTCTGCGATGAGCCGACGGGCGCCCTGGACGTCAAGACCGGCATTGTGGTGCTCGAAGCCATCGACCGGGTCAACCGCGAGTTGGGGGCGCTCACCGTCATCATTACTCACAACGCCATCATGGCCGACATGGCGGACCGGGTGTTGCATTTCATGGACGGCAAGGTGCATCACATCACGCGCAATGACCGCCGGGCTCCGGTGAGCGGCTTGAAGTGGTAATCATGATCGGGCAACTCGACCGCAAACTGCTTCGCGATTTGGCGCGCATGAAAGGCCAGGCCGTGGCTGTTTGCCTGGTCATGGCCTGCGGACTGGCCATGCTCATCATGGCTCGCAGCCTGATTCATTCACTGGAAACCACCCGCCAGAGTTACTACCGTGCGCATCGGTTTGCGGATCTTTTCGTCCACTTGAAACGGGCTCCCCTGGAGGTGGCCCGCCGGGCGCGAGCCATTGCCGGCGTGGCCGAGGTGCAACCCGGGATCTCGGCCCAAGTGACGCTTGACATCGACGGTCTGGTCGAACCCGCCAGCGGCTTGGTTCGCTCGCTTCCCGACGAGGGAACGCCTCTGCTGAACCGCCTGTTCCTTCGGTCCGGCCAGTGGCTCGAACCCGGCGCGCGCGGCGCCGTGTTGGTGGGGGAGGCATTCGCCCTCGCGAACAGGCTCCGTCCGGGGGACACCATGGCCATGATCCTCAATGGACGCCTGCGCCGTTTTCGCGTGAACGGCATCGTGCTTTCCCCCGAATTCGTCTTCGAGTCCCGTCCCGGCTCGGCGCTTCCCGACAACCGCACCTACGGCATTTTCTGGATGCCCTACGAGGAACTCGCCAATGCCTTCGACATGGACCAGGCCTTCAATCATCTGGCGTTGGCCCTCGGGCCCGGGGCCTCGGAGAAAGCCGTGAGCGCCGAACTCGACCGCCTGCTGCTTCCTTACGGAGGGCGCGGGGCTTTCGGCCGCCAGGATCATCCCTCCGATATCCGGGTGTCGGACGAGATTCGGGTGCTGACGACCCTTTCCATTGGCTTTCCCATGGTGTTCTTGAGTGTCTCCGCGTTCATGACCAACTCGGTGCTCTCCCGGCTGCTGAATTTGCAACGCGAGCAAGTGGCGATTCTCAAAGCTTTCGGTTACTCGGATGTGCAGATCGCCTGGCATTATCTGAAGTTTGCCATCGTGTTCGTTTGTGGCGGCACCCTGATTGGCGCCGTCGGGGGAGTCCTCCTGGGCGCGAACTTGGTCGACATGTACCATCGGTTCTTCCGTTTTCCCGCGCTCGCGTTTCAGGTGGATGCCGCCGCGCTGGGCATCGCGCTCGGTGTCGGTGTGGGCGCCGCCATGCTCGGCGTGCTGGGCGCGGTGCGCCGTGCCGCGAAACTGCCGCCCGCCGAAGCCATGCGTCCGGAGCCCCCCGCGAGCTTCCGGCCGTCCTTCCTGGAACGCGCGGGGTTGTCCGGCCATTTCAGCAATCCGTTTCGGATGGCGGTCCGCAACCTGGAACGCAAGCCCTGGCAAGCCTTCTTCACGGCGTCCGGGCTTTCCCTGGCCACGGCGATTCTGATCATTCCCAACGCGTTTCGCGACAGCGTCCGCGAGGTGCTTGGATTTCAGTGGGACATCGCTCAGCGCCACGATGTCAGTCTGGGCTTGATCGAGCCGGACTCCCAATCGACCTTGCACGATTTTGCCAGGCTGCCGGGCGTCGTCAGCGTGGAGGCTTTCCGCAATGCCGCGGCGCGGATTCACTTTGGACACCGCAGCCGGCAGGTCGGGATCAGCGGATTACCCTCGGACTCGATGCACGAGCGCGCCATTGATGCGCACAACAAACAGATTCCGCTGCCGCCGGACGGTCTTGTGATCTCGGTGAAACTGGCCGAGGTCCTGGGAGCCCGCCGGGGCGATCTCTTAAAGGTGGAGTTCTTGGAGGGCCAGCGCCGGGTGCGTGAAGTGCCTTTGCTTGGGTTGTCGGACGACTTCGCGGGGATCAAAGTCAACATGGAGCGGGGCTCGCTGAACCGGCTGATGGGCGAGGGCGACGTGGTCACCGGCGCGACGTTCTGCGTGGATTCGAGAGAAAAGGAACGCTTTCTCGCGGCCTTGAAGAGGCAGCCGCGGGTGGCTTGGGTGGCCGTCAAGGAATCGCTTCGGGCCAATTTTCGCGAAACCACCGCGGCCAGCATCAACCTGATTCAATCCATTTATCTGACGTTCGCCACGGTCGTTGCTTTTGGGGTCGTTTACAACAACGCTCGCATCTCTCTGGCCGAGCGGGGCCGTGATCTGGCGACCCTGCGCGTCATTGGGTTTACCCAGCCTGAAGTGGCGCGAGTGCTGATCCTGGAACTTGGTGCGCTGGCGTTCGTGGCCGTCCCCCTGGGACTTTTGCTGGGCACCGGCTTCGCCACCGGCATCATTCAAGCCGTGAACACCGAAACCGTGCGGCTTCCGCTCGTGCTCACCCGTTTCAACTACACCTTCGCCGTCATCGTGGTCTTCACCGCCTCCCTCTTGTCCGCGGGAGTGGTGCTCCGGAAACTCAAGCAATTAAACCTGGTGGGCGCCCTCCGCGCTCCGGAATGAAGCGTGTTCCTGAAGGTCCCCTTTCCTGATGAACTCTCCTGATCCCAAAGTCCGCCGCCGCCCCTGGCTTCCCTACGCCGGTTTCACCCTCCTGGCCGTGCTGGTGACTTATGGGCTCTGGCCGAAACCCACTCCGGTCGAAATTGCGACCGTGAATCGAGGGCCCCTGCGTTCCACCATCAACGAGGAAGGGAAAACCCGTATCCGCGAGCGCTTTTTGGTGTCCGCGCCCGTGGCGGGCAATCTCCGCCGCATTCCCCTGAAAGTGGGCTCGCCCATCGCCCAGGCCGGCGAAGTGGTCGCCGTCATCGATCCCTTGACCCCGGCGCCGCTGGATGCCCGCTCGCGCTCGCTTTCCGAGGCCCGCCGCGATTCGGCCTCGGCTCAGCTTGACCGCGCCCGGGAAGCACACCGCTTTGCCGCGAGCGAGCTGAAGCGTTCCGAAAAGCTTCACGAAGCGCGGGCGTTATCCATTCAGGACTTGGAGCAGGCGCAATGGAGGGAAGTGTCCGCCTCCCGCGAATTGACCGCAGCCGAGAGCGCGCTGCGGCTGGCGGAGGCGGAACTGGCCGAATTCCATGCCCCCGGCAAAGCGGAGGGTGCGCATGTCGAGGTGCGGGCGCCGGCCCGAGGACGGGTTCTCCGCATGATCGAGGAGAGCGCGCGGGTGGTTCCGGCTGGAGCGCCCTTGTTGGAAATCGGCGATCCCGCCGACCTTGAAGTGATTGTGGAAGTGCTTTCGCGAGACGGAGCCATGATCTCGCCTGGAACTTCGGTCGAACTGGAACAGTGGGGCGGCCAGGATTCACTGAAGGCCATCGTGCGGCTGGTGGAGCCGGCCGCGTTTACCAAAGTGTCTGCGCTCGGAGTGGAAGAGCAGCGGGTCTACGTGGTGGCGGATTTGCTGACCCCGCCGAATCAACGCGGCAATTTGGGAGATCAATTCCGTGTGGAAGCACGCATCATCACCTGGCAGACCAATCAAACCGTCAAGGTGGCGGGGGGCGCCCTCTTTCGCCAAGGGGATCAATGGAGCGCCTTTGTGCTTGAGGGACATGTCGCGCGTCTCCGGTCGGTCCAACCCGGCAGGAACAGCGGCACCGAGGTGCAGATTCTCGACGGCCTGCGCGAAGGCGAACAAGTCATCCTTTACCCGGGTGACCGCATCAAACCCGGCGCCCGCGTGGCTCCTGTGAAGATTTGAAGGTTACAACTTTGGACCGTCAAACATGAAGGTGTAGCCAGGTCCGTCCTGATAAGTGGGCTTGTCTGGAAAGGAGCGCAGAAAGGCAACGTGTCCATCCACAAACACCACGTTGCCCCACCCCAGCGCCTTGTTGTGATGCCAATAGGCGTGCTGGAAGGGTTGCGTCTTTCCGCCCGGAGCCTCGGTCATCCAGCCCCACATGCCGAAGGGGTAGTCATTGGCCAGAACCATCAGGCTCGGGGATCGAATTTCGGCGGATTTCTTGCCATGAAGGCCCTTGGTGCCGTTTTCGTTGCCGCCACTATTGTAGAAATAACTGTTGCCGAAAGTGTCGAAGAGGGAGGGCTTGCGATCGTTAGCCCAGCGTCCCTTGGTGGCGCCTTTGTCGTTGGGACATTTGAAAACCCGAAAAACCCCCT
It encodes the following:
- a CDS encoding FtsX-like permease family protein — its product is MIGQLDRKLLRDLARMKGQAVAVCLVMACGLAMLIMARSLIHSLETTRQSYYRAHRFADLFVHLKRAPLEVARRARAIAGVAEVQPGISAQVTLDIDGLVEPASGLVRSLPDEGTPLLNRLFLRSGQWLEPGARGAVLVGEAFALANRLRPGDTMAMILNGRLRRFRVNGIVLSPEFVFESRPGSALPDNRTYGIFWMPYEELANAFDMDQAFNHLALALGPGASEKAVSAELDRLLLPYGGRGAFGRQDHPSDIRVSDEIRVLTTLSIGFPMVFLSVSAFMTNSVLSRLLNLQREQVAILKAFGYSDVQIAWHYLKFAIVFVCGGTLIGAVGGVLLGANLVDMYHRFFRFPALAFQVDAAALGIALGVGVGAAMLGVLGAVRRAAKLPPAEAMRPEPPASFRPSFLERAGLSGHFSNPFRMAVRNLERKPWQAFFTASGLSLATAILIIPNAFRDSVREVLGFQWDIAQRHDVSLGLIEPDSQSTLHDFARLPGVVSVEAFRNAAARIHFGHRSRQVGISGLPSDSMHERAIDAHNKQIPLPPDGLVISVKLAEVLGARRGDLLKVEFLEGQRRVREVPLLGLSDDFAGIKVNMERGSLNRLMGEGDVVTGATFCVDSREKERFLAALKRQPRVAWVAVKESLRANFRETTAASINLIQSIYLTFATVVAFGVVYNNARISLAERGRDLATLRVIGFTQPEVARVLILELGALAFVAVPLGLLLGTGFATGIIQAVNTETVRLPLVLTRFNYTFAVIVVFTASLLSAGVVLRKLKQLNLVGALRAPE
- a CDS encoding HlyD family efflux transporter periplasmic adaptor subunit, giving the protein MNSPDPKVRRRPWLPYAGFTLLAVLVTYGLWPKPTPVEIATVNRGPLRSTINEEGKTRIRERFLVSAPVAGNLRRIPLKVGSPIAQAGEVVAVIDPLTPAPLDARSRSLSEARRDSASAQLDRAREAHRFAASELKRSEKLHEARALSIQDLEQAQWREVSASRELTAAESALRLAEAELAEFHAPGKAEGAHVEVRAPARGRVLRMIEESARVVPAGAPLLEIGDPADLEVIVEVLSRDGAMISPGTSVELEQWGGQDSLKAIVRLVEPAAFTKVSALGVEEQRVYVVADLLTPPNQRGNLGDQFRVEARIITWQTNQTVKVAGGALFRQGDQWSAFVLEGHVARLRSVQPGRNSGTEVQILDGLREGEQVILYPGDRIKPGARVAPVKI
- a CDS encoding type II secretion system protein, whose translation is MKGRHSSAPGFTLIELLVVIAIIAILAGMLLPALARAKKTSQRVACSAHLRQLGLANALYLDEADQRFPTHAGGPVLSYYGWGGKKGTEYLEELRFINPYVTVDRRVKTNDNEGVFRVFKCPNDKGATKGRWANDRKPSLFDTFGNSYFYNSGGNENGTKGLHGKKSAEIRSPSLMVLANDYPFGMWGWMTEAPGGKTQPFQHAYWHHNKALGWGNVVFVDGHVAFLRSFPDKPTYQDGPGYTFMFDGPKL